The Geminocystis sp. NIES-3708 genomic sequence TGCGTATCGTATCCGTTATCAATCCTCGTCGTTTATATCGCCCTACTGATGTAGCTTGGGATAGTTGCACCGTTAAAGATGATAACTTCCTTGATAATGCTGGTTTTGATTTATTATTTGGAGGTGATGTGGTAATTGGTGTTACTGGTGGCACAAGTGCAATGTTAGAGCCTATTATGCTACGCAGTAATGTTAAACGAGACACTTTCGCATGGAAACGAGGGGAAACTACAGCTAGTGCAGGGGAATTAATGGCATTTAACGGTTTAACGGCGACGGCTCTAGCTTCCAGAGCAAAACAATTGGCTTAGTTATCTATTATTTTACCTCAGTTCGATATAAAATTATCGGTGAAGGTGAGACGAGGAGACTAGAAGAATAGGAGAGAATAGATTTAAAAGTATTAAAATTGATATTCTATAATTACTTATCAAATTTAATTCAGATGTTGAGTTATTTTGACAACAATCTTCCCCATCTCCAAGTCATCCCCCTCCTCTCTGTCTTGCTTCCATCAGTTTTCCTCTGTCGAACTCAGGTTATTCTAGTGTTGGGTTGAAGTTTCTTCCCTCAATCCATATAGTAATACTTCTATGCTTCTTTTCAAGACAAACTTTGAGGGTCCAAATATAGAGAATAAAAGTTATAATCAAAAAAATTAATTAGATATAAGTATGGAGTGGCAAGAATTTTCAGGCAGTTGGGTTTTAATTCCTCATAACCCTATAGGTATTGTTCATTTTTTAGGTGGTGCTTTTGTTGCTACCGCTCCACATCTCACCTACCGTTGGTTACTGGAAAATTTAGCGAAACAAGGACACATAGTCATTGCTACTTCTTTTCTTAATACTTTAGATCACAAAGCGATCGCTGTCAATGTTCAAAATCGGTTAGAAAATATCCTTTATCGTCTCGAATATAAGGAAGGAATAGAACTAAACTACTTACCTATTTACGGATTAGGTCATAGTATGGGTTGTAAATTACATTTATTAATAGGCAGTTTATTTGATATTGAAAGAGCAGGGAATATTTTTATTTCCTTTAATAACTATCCGTTAAAACAAGCAATTCCTTTTGTAGAAAATATCATTCCCTCCCTAAAAGATAACTTAAAAAATTATTTACAAATTGATAATAATTTAGAATTTGAATTTACCCCATGTCCAGAAGAAACCAAAATTATTATTAGAGAAAATTATCAAATTCGTCGTAATTTATTAGTTAGATTTAATAACGATACCATAGATCAAACCTTAATTTTAAAACCTATATTAACGGATTTATTCCCTAATATGACTTCAGCATTAACTTTGCAAGGTAATCATTTAACGCCTTTAGGGCAAGATATTGATTGGCAATTGGGAGATTTTTTTACCCCTATAGATACTATTGGAAAATGGTTGAAAGAAAATTTTTCAAGAGATTTATACAATTTACATCGAGAAATTTCCCGTTGGTTAAACCCTGTCATAATAAATAATTGATAAACGTTTCAAAAAAAAAAAAAATTCTTGTTTATAAATGATCAATGCTATCACTATTGCCTATTCCTTTTTGAAGCTACATTATTTGGGTGAATAGCATTCACCCCTACAAATATTTATTTAATTAACAGCTTGTAAATCTTGAATAAGTTCGTTTAAATGATCTACATTAGCTTGATAAGTTTCACCACAAAAATGACAAGTCGCT encodes the following:
- a CDS encoding DUF1350 family protein; this encodes MEWQEFSGSWVLIPHNPIGIVHFLGGAFVATAPHLTYRWLLENLAKQGHIVIATSFLNTLDHKAIAVNVQNRLENILYRLEYKEGIELNYLPIYGLGHSMGCKLHLLIGSLFDIERAGNIFISFNNYPLKQAIPFVENIIPSLKDNLKNYLQIDNNLEFEFTPCPEETKIIIRENYQIRRNLLVRFNNDTIDQTLILKPILTDLFPNMTSALTLQGNHLTPLGQDIDWQLGDFFTPIDTIGKWLKENFSRDLYNLHREISRWLNPVIINN